The window AAATGGGCGCGGCGTACGCGCTTCAGGACGCGCAGCCAGCATAAAGCGGCGAAGCCCACCACCGCCACTACGAACTCGCGATTGCATAGCAAGCCCGACCGGACAGAGACGGCGCAATCGTTGCCCTCAACGATCGTCCCAGCGGCGACTGCAATCCCAGTCACGATAACCGCGAACTCAGCCAGCCGGACCAGCGCCAACCTCGCCGTCCTGGGGAACAGCAGGGCCAGGTTCTTGGTCCAGCCCTCCACCAGAGAGCGCGTGTCGCGATACATGCGGGTCCTAACCAGGCCCCTGCCATGACGCAGCCGAATGCGATTCCCGGGTGCTTTGACCCGTTTCGCCAGCTCTAGATCCTCGAGGAGGCTTGCGGATACCGCCTGGTGGCCTCCGACCGCGTCATAGGCGACCCGCGAGATCAGCAAGTACTGCCCGTTGGCCGCAGCGATGGGCGATGCCGGATCGCAGACCAGTCGCGGCGGATAGGTCGCAGCAAGCTCGGCGAAGATGGCGGGCATCGCCGCCCATTGCAGGAGTCCGCGAACCTGCTGCTCGGGAGAGTAAGACAGCAGCGCCACGCGTTCGTCCTCCGCCTCCTGCAAACTCCGGCACAAGGATCCCGGGAGATGGACTGTGTCGGCATCGGTGAAAAGCAGCCACTCGCCACGCGCGATCTGGGCCCCAGCCCACGCCGCGTTGCACTTCCCCGACCAGCCGCTCGGAAGTTCACCGGTCGAGACCACCTTCACGCCCGGGAACGATCCTGCCAGGCGGCGAGTGGAATCCGTGGACTGATCGTCCACCACGATGATCTCGTGT is drawn from Terriglobales bacterium and contains these coding sequences:
- a CDS encoding glycosyltransferase family 2 protein; this translates as MSPESPVVAEPRHSRLPRVSVIVPARNEEASLGACLRSIAAQSGVEHEIIVVDDQSTDSTRRLAGSFPGVKVVSTGELPSGWSGKCNAAWAGAQIARGEWLLFTDADTVHLPGSLCRSLQEAEDERVALLSYSPEQQVRGLLQWAAMPAIFAELAATYPPRLVCDPASPIAAANGQYLLISRVAYDAVGGHQAVSASLLEDLELAKRVKAPGNRIRLRHGRGLVRTRMYRDTRSLVEGWTKNLALLFPRTARLALVRLAEFAVIVTGIAVAAGTIVEGNDCAVSVRSGLLCNREFVVAVVGFAALCWLRVLKRVRRAH